From a single Apium graveolens cultivar Ventura chromosome 2, ASM990537v1, whole genome shotgun sequence genomic region:
- the LOC141707882 gene encoding F-box/FBD/LRR-repeat protein At1g13570-like, which produces MDQWLLFLSRKDIKELVLMLDANRLKIPSCLFSCQKLTSLKLQVLDVKPPLRFRGFPCLKYLNLCSGSFTIEDIENLISGCPLLEKFTFTNVGDPMCFAIHSPNLKHLTLNGDFSNLNLEHSPLLDVLRMDFGAQAWESSVLMKVPVTYDRLKFIDLQGINYEERNAVLYVLHLILHSPNLQELEIGPADFESSHDKAVDLEFWERECPTDFTFKHLKFVEMFGLPNKNCVEFLKYVLGRSPVLEVMRVSPHGAYNGKMNMANEVLHFRRASPKVDITFFD; this is translated from the exons ATGGATCAATGGCTACTTTTCCTATCAAGAAAAGATATAAAAGAGTTAGTTCTGATGTTAGACGCCAACCGTCTGAAGATACCCTCATGTCTATTTTCTTGTCAGAAACTGACCTCATTGAAGCTTCAAGTGTTGGACGTGAAACCTCCTTTAAGATTTCGCGGATTTCCATGTTTGAAGTACCTTAACCTATGTAGTGGCTCGTTTACTATTGAGGATATCGAAAACCTTATTTCAGGTTGCCCTCTTCTAGAAAAGTTTACATTCACAAATGTCGGGGACCCTATGTGTTTTGCCATCCATAGCCCAAATTTGAAGCATCTTACTTTGAATGGCGACTTTTCAAACTTAAATCTTGAGCATTCTCCGCTTCTGGATGTTTTAAGGATGGACTTTGGTGCACAG GCTTGGGAAAGTAGTGTCCTTATGAAAGTTCCAGTTACATATGACCGTCTAAAGTTTATTGATCTTCAAGGAATAAATTACGAAgagaggaatgcagtgttgtacGTTCTTCACTTGATTTTGCATTCCCCTAATCTCCAAGAACTGGAAATTGGA CCTGCAGACTTTGAAAGTTCTCATGATAAAGCTGTCGAtttggagttttgggagagagaatGTCCTACCGATTTCACATTTAAGCATCTTAAATTCGTTGAGATGTTTGGTTTGCCCAACAAAAATTGTGTGGAATTTCTCAAATATGTGCTTGGACGTTCTCCGGTGCTTGAAGTAATGAGAGTGTCACCTCATGGGGCTTACAATGGAAAAATGAATATGGCGAATGAAGTGCTGCATTTTCGACGTGCTTCTCCAAAAGTTGATATAACATTCTTTGATTAG